One region of Drosophila teissieri strain GT53w chromosome 2L, Prin_Dtei_1.1, whole genome shotgun sequence genomic DNA includes:
- the LOC122620596 gene encoding rap guanine nucleotide exchange factor 2-like isoform X3 has protein sequence MDPYHHIRHHYPPTSIAGTGAVVGSSTTINRPELHQKCNRGSHSSDTSSAYSGSDTMASNYASSLEAEEIDLSGLVESVVDSDEEDLAESMDSLTVRDAVRDCLEKDPAERSEEDVEVLLEFTQGLKAFTNITLAVRRALCSVMVFAVVDKAGTVVMSDGEELDSWSVLINGAVEIEHANGSREELQMGDSFGILPTMDKLYHRGVMRTKCDDCQFVCITQTDYYRIQHQGEENTRRHEDENGFVVMVTELRSIGGAGTDSAGSGGSATGAAASLNMKRGHVVIRGTPERLLQQLVEENSMTDPTYVEDFLLTHRIFIQNPQEVTSKLLHWFDLEQVDAHKTQELRDRVTRVVLLWVNNHFTDFEADYEMMEFLEVFEALLERKKLLSQLRLLHIACAAKARMRSCTLTRSSRDEPLNFRIVGGYELRGVAIATGNAAVGIYISHVESGSKAQDVGLKRGDQIHEVNGQSLDHVTSKRAHEILTGTTHLSISVKSNLLGFKEIMQALEHGGGTAGSGSISAGSGSFKTVRSPRRICANDIAKLHGRSDSTTDELSGVSGSNRAHMVRLSSVDMLLDQPDCAPPQTPPVSGSGNMASNFMQQLLQSVNNSSAKKSGANSDQQDTKGGFMTLAPKRRLQKALAKMNLLKQNHGSSLNDSSDTLLNDPKSKLSAVSSCSSSTHSSINGCTVSGSGRLYQSQSNPDLTSLNYDGGSDAGGNGGGRLQVNYLNAHIHRPSAASTLTTNSTQSHLLPDYPDHVLKVYKADQTCKYVLIYKETTAHEVVMLTLQEFGIHDPSSNFSLCEVSVGDGGMVKQRRLPDQLQNLAERISFAARYYLKLNDSTEPLVPDELALELVRESNVHFLHLNAYELAIQLTLQDFANFRQIESTEYVDELFELRSRYGVPMLSKFAELVNREMFWVVSEICAEHNIVRRMKIVKQFIKIARHCKECRNFNSMFAIVSGLGHGAVSRLRQTWEKLPSKYQRLFNDLQDLMDPSRNMSKYRQLVSAELLAQHPIIPFYPIVKKDLTFIHLGNDTRVDGLINFEKLRMLAKEVRLLTHMCSSPYDLLSILELKGQSPSNALFSLNQMSASQSNAAAGTVIAANAGQATIKRRKKSTAAPNPKKMFEEAQMVRRVKAYLNSLKILSDEDLLHKFSLECEPAHGSTYSGSISHGNTSHRSGGGGSISGGGGGSSGGGGGGSSSLNAGDQLSIYSHTSSSSAPNSSLSLRKRHPSSPTLSTTSSTSSTSDHQRRQMHNNGPKFGTASPQAVKKMLSLSESSKIRPHQPFVPRHGSTMAGVIPPLHHMHAAHGFSTPSPGGVVTSPATNAVANAQCTPSPSPCSHRRLASGGNIMPSRAIHERSHSDTPAPPPPLPSVDLSLESSSVTTFRDLPLRKSVTSGGPPNFMDSTKCTICPMPPMNQ, from the exons ATGGATCCGTATCACCATATCAGACATCAT TATCCACCCACAAGCATAGCAGGCACAGGAGCGGTGGTGGGCAGCTCGACGACAATCAACAGGCCGGAACTGCACCAAAAATGCAACCGGGGTTCGCACTCCAGTGACACTAGTTCGGCGTACAGCGGCAGCGATACAATGGCCTCGAACTATGCCTCGTCGCTGGAGGCCGAGGAGATTGACCTCTCCGGGCTGGTGGAGTCCGTCGTGGACTCTGACGAGGAGGATCTGGCGGAAAGCATGGAT AGTCTAACCGTGCGCGATGCAGTACGTGACTGTCTGGAGAAGGATCCCGCGGAGCGCAGCGAGGAGGATGTGGAAGTGCTTCTTGAGTTCACGCAAGGCCTAAAAGCTTTCACAAACATTACGCTGGCAGTGCGACGAGCACTATGTTCCGTGATGGTATTCGCCGTGGTGGACAAGGCGGGCACCGTGGTCATGTCAGATGGTGAGGAACTGGACTCATGGTCGGTGCTTATTAACGGAGCGGTGGAGATCGAGCATGCGAACGGCAGCCGCGAAGAGTTGCAGATGGGAGACTCCTTTGGCATTCTTCCCACCATGGACAAGCTCTACCACCGAGGTGTGATGCGAACAAAATGCGACGACTGTCAATTTGTGTGCATCACGCAGACGGACTACTACCGCATTCAGCATCAAGGCGAAGAGAATACCCGGCGACATGAGGACGAGAATGGTTTCGTAGTCATGGTCACAGAACTCCGGTCCATTGGCGGTGCCGGCACTGACTCTGCTGGCAGTGGCGGATCGGCCACAGGAGCTGCAGCTTCGCTAAACATGAAGCGTGGTCACGTAGTTATCCGTGGCACTCCGGAGCGTCTGCTACAGCAGCTGGTCGAAGAGAACTCAATGACCGACCCCACATACGTGGAGGACTTTTTGCTCACACACCGCATCTTTATTCAAAACCCACAAGAGGTGACCAGCAAGCTGCTGCACTGGTTTGACTTGGAGCAGGTGGATGCGCACAAGACGCAGGAACTGCGAGATCGCGTTACTCGCGTCGTGCTTCTCTGGGTAAACAACCACTTCACCGATTTCGAGGCGGACTATGAGATGATGGAGTTTCTAGAGGTCTTTGAGGCACTGTTAGAGCGAAAAAAGTTGCTCAGCCAGCTGCGCCTGTTGCACATAGCCTGTGCCGCTAAAGCCCGGATGCGCAGCTGTACCCTCACTCGATCTTCACGTGACGAGCCGCTTAACTTCCGCATCGTGGGCGGCTACGAGCTTCGGGGCGTCGCCATAGCCACCGGAAACGCAGCAGTGGGCATATACATTTCGCACGTCGAGTCGGGATCAAAGGCCCAGGATGTGGGCCTAAAGCGCGGCGATCAGATTCACGAAGTAAATGGACAGTCGCTGGACCATGTGACGAGCAAGCGAGCCCACGAGATTCTCACGGGAACCACCCATTTGAGCATCAGCGTTAAGAGCAACTTGCTTGGCTTCAAGGAGATTATGCAGGCACTTGAGCATGGCGGTGGAACCGCTGGATCCGGAAGCATTTCCGCGGGCAGCGGCAGTTTCAAGACCGTGCGAAGCCCAAGACGGATTTGCGCCAATGATATTGCTAAGTTGCACGGTCGCTCGGATAGCACCACCGACGAATTGTCCGGCGTCAGTGGCTCAAATCGGGCGCACATGGTGCGCCTCAGTTCCGTCGATATGCTACTTGACCAGCCGGACTGCGCTCCACCGCAAACGCCGCCAGTGAGTGGGAGCGGTAACATGGCCTCCAATTTTATGCAGCAACTCCTGCAAAGCGTCAATAATAGCTCGGCCAAGAAGTCCGGCGCCAATTCGGATCAGCAGGATACGAAGGGCGGTTTTATGACTCTGGCGCCAAAGCGACGGCTGCAGAAAGCGTTGGCGAAGATGAATTTGCTCAAGCAAAATCACGGAAGCAGCCTTAACGACTCCTCGGATACGCTGCTGAACGATCCCAAGTCAAAACTTTCTGCGGTCAGCTCGTGCAGCAGTTCCACTCACTCGTCTATCAACGGCTGCACGGTCAGTGGAAGTGGCCGGCTCTACCAATCGCAATCGAATCCGGATTTAACCAGCCTCAACTATGATGGGGGCAGCGATGCGGGTGGAAACGGTGGAGGAAGATTGCAAGTGAACTACCTAAATGCCCACATTCACCGGCCATCAGCGGCCAGTACTTTGACGACAAACTCGACGCAATCGCACCTTTTGCCCGACTACCCTGATCACGTGCTTAAAGTGTACAAGGCAGACCAGACATGCAAATATGTGCTCATCTACAAGGAGACGACGGCGCACGAGGTCGTTATGCTGACACTGCAGGAGTTCGGAATTCACGACCCTAGCTCGAATTTCTCGCTATGCGAAGTGAGTGTGGGCGACGGGGGTATGGTAAAGCAGCGCCGGTTGCCCGACCAGCTGCAGAACCTGGCCGAACGGATAAGCTTTGCGGCGCGTTACTACCTCAAGTTGAACGATAGCACCGAACCGCTGGTTCCAGACGAACTGGCCTTGGAGCTGGTACGTGAGTCGAACGTGCACTTCCTGCACCTGAATGCATACGAGCTGGCCATTCAGCTTACTCTACAGGACTTTGCCAACTTCCGTCAGATTGAGTCCACCGAATACGTGGACGAACTGTTCGAGTTACGCTCACGCTACGGAGTGCCTATGCTGAGCAAGTTTGCTGAGCTGGTCAATCGCGAAATGTTTTGGGTTGTGAGTGAGATTTGTGCCGAACACAACATTGTTCGCCGCATGAAGATAGTCAAACAGTTCATCAAGATAGCGCGCCACTGCAAGGAGTGCCGCAACTTTAACTCCATGTTTGCAATCGTCTCCGGGCTTGGACACGGCGCTGTGTCGCGTCTGCGTCAAACGTGGGAGAAGCTGCCCTCCAAGTACCAGAGGTTGTTCAACGACCTGCAGGACCTAATGGATCCCTCGCGCAACATGAGCAAGTATCGGCAACTAGTGTCCGCCGAACTGCTGGCTCAGCACCCCATCATCCCGTTCTATCCGATCGTCAAGAAGGATCTCACCTTTATTCACCTGGGCAATGATACGAGAGTGGACGGCCTAATCAACTTTGAAAAGCTGCGTATGCTGGCCAAGGAGGTGCGCCTGCTCACGCACATGTGCAGTTCACCATACGATCTGCTGTCGATCCTTGAGCTCAAGGGACAGTCTCCCTCCAACGCTCTCTTCTCGCTCAATCAGATGTCTGCGTCCCAGAGCAACGCTGCCGCTGGCACCGTTATCGCCGCCAATGCCGGCCAGGCAACTATCAAGCGGCGCAAGAAGTCGACGGCGGCGCCCAATCCCAAGAAGATGTTTGAGGAGGCGCAGATGGTCCGTCGGGTGAAAGCATATCTCAACAGCCTCAAAATACTCAGTGACGAGGACCTCTTGCACAAGTTTTCGCTGGAATGTGAGCCGGCGCACGGATCCACATACTCGGGCAGCATCTCGCACGGCAATACCTCACACCGAAGCGGTGGTGGGGGCAGCAtcagtggcggtggcggtggcagttccggcggaggcggcggggGCAGTTCCAGCCTCAATGCCGGCGACCAATTGAGCATCTATTCGCATACCAGTTCCAGCTCGGCACCGAACTCCTCACTCTCGCTGCGCAAGCGGCATCCAAGTTCACCTACCCTTTCGACCACCAGCTCCACGAGTTCCACCAGCGATCATCAAAGAAGACAGATGCATAACAACGGACCAAAGTTCGGCACAGCCTCGCCGCAGGCAGTCAAGAAGATGCTATCGCTGTCAGAGTCCTCCAAGATTCGGCCGCACCAGCCATTTGTGCCGCGTCACGGATCCACAATGGCCGGGGTGATTCCCCCCCTACATCACATGCATGCAGCCCATGGTTTCAGCACACCGTCGCCTGGAGGAGTGGTCACCTCACCGGCAACCAATGCAGTGGCCAATGCCCAGTGTACGCCGAGCCCTAGTCCCTGCTCCCACCGACGGTTGGCTTCTGGAG GCAACATTATGCCCTCTCGCGCAATCCACGAGCGGTCGCACTCGGACACTCCagctccgccgccgcctctaCCCTCGGTCGATCTCTCCCTTGAGAGCAGTAGTGTAACTACGTTTCGCGATTTACCATTGCGCAAATCCGTGACTTCCG GTGGCCCGCCAAATTTTATGGATAGCACCAAGTGTACCATATGTCCCATGCCACCCATGAATCAATAA
- the LOC122620596 gene encoding rap guanine nucleotide exchange factor 2-like isoform X2 has translation MDPYHHIRHHYPPTSIAGTGAVVGSSTTINRPELHQKCNRGSHSSDTSSAYSGSDTMASNYASSLEAEEIDLSGLVESVVDSDEEDLAESMDSLTVRDAVRDCLEKDPAERSEEDVEVLLEFTQGLKAFTNITLAVRRALCSVMVFAVVDKAGTVVMSDGEELDSWSVLINGAVEIEHANGSREELQMGDSFGILPTMDKLYHRGVMRTKCDDCQFVCITQTDYYRIQHQGEENTRRHEDENGFVVMVTELRSIGGAGTDSAGSGGSATGAAASLNMKRGHVVIRGTPERLLQQLVEENSMTDPTYVEDFLLTHRIFIQNPQEVTSKLLHWFDLEQVDAHKTQELRDRVTRVVLLWVNNHFTDFEADYEMMEFLEVFEALLERKKLLSQLRLLHIACAAKARMRSCTLTRSSRDEPLNFRIVGGYELRGVAIATGNAAVGIYISHVESGSKAQDVGLKRGDQIHEVNGQSLDHVTSKRAHEILTGTTHLSISVKSNLLGFKEIMQALEHGGGTAGSGSISAGSGSFKTVRSPRRICANDIAKLHGRSDSTTDELSGVSGSNRAHMVRLSSVDMLLDQPDCAPPQTPPVSGSGNMASNFMQQLLQSVNNSSAKKSGANSDQQDTKGGFMTLAPKRRLQKALAKMNLLKQNHGSSLNDSSDTLLNDPKSKLSAVSSCSSSTHSSINGCTVSGSGRLYQSQSNPDLTSLNYDGGSDAGGNGGGRLQVNYLNAHIHRPSAASTLTTNSTQSHLLPDYPDHVLKVYKADQTCKYVLIYKETTAHEVVMLTLQEFGIHDPSSNFSLCEVSVGDGGMVKQRRLPDQLQNLAERISFAARYYLKLNDSTEPLVPDELALELVRESNVHFLHLNAYELAIQLTLQDFANFRQIESTEYVDELFELRSRYGVPMLSKFAELVNREMFWVVSEICAEHNIVRRMKIVKQFIKIARHCKECRNFNSMFAIVSGLGHGAVSRLRQTWEKLPSKYQRLFNDLQDLMDPSRNMSKYRQLVSAELLAQHPIIPFYPIVKKDLTFIHLGNDTRVDGLINFEKLRMLAKEVRLLTHMCSSPYDLLSILELKGQSPSNALFSLNQMSASQSNAAAGTVIAANAGQATIKRRKKSTAAPNPKKMFEEAQMVRRVKAYLNSLKILSDEDLLHKFSLECEPAHGSTYSGSISHGNTSHRSGGGGSISGGGGGSSGGGGGGSSSLNAGDQLSIYSHTSSSSAPNSSLSLRKRHPSSPTLSTTSSTSSTSDHQRRQMHNNGPKFGTASPQAVKKMLSLSESSKIRPHQPFVPRHGSTMAGVIPPLHHMHAAHGFSTPSPGGVVTSPATNAVANAQCTPSPSPCSHRRLASGGNIMPSRAIHERSHSDTPAPPPPLPSVDLSLESSSVTTFRDLPLRKSVTSGSISSCDSGYVHQQQQHYHMQYQQQQSSSQHEPSPPVYTAADCRLLQQISNNAVTRNLNSPCQSTNTPPSTPTPPPIQPTATIQLSAPPTAAAYMHVRSQHQQLQQQQQQSLAMPPPPPPPYNVPPLGSLYSHHQGTAGSRHLNHMHGGPPNFMDSTKCTICPMPPMNQ, from the exons ATGGATCCGTATCACCATATCAGACATCAT TATCCACCCACAAGCATAGCAGGCACAGGAGCGGTGGTGGGCAGCTCGACGACAATCAACAGGCCGGAACTGCACCAAAAATGCAACCGGGGTTCGCACTCCAGTGACACTAGTTCGGCGTACAGCGGCAGCGATACAATGGCCTCGAACTATGCCTCGTCGCTGGAGGCCGAGGAGATTGACCTCTCCGGGCTGGTGGAGTCCGTCGTGGACTCTGACGAGGAGGATCTGGCGGAAAGCATGGAT AGTCTAACCGTGCGCGATGCAGTACGTGACTGTCTGGAGAAGGATCCCGCGGAGCGCAGCGAGGAGGATGTGGAAGTGCTTCTTGAGTTCACGCAAGGCCTAAAAGCTTTCACAAACATTACGCTGGCAGTGCGACGAGCACTATGTTCCGTGATGGTATTCGCCGTGGTGGACAAGGCGGGCACCGTGGTCATGTCAGATGGTGAGGAACTGGACTCATGGTCGGTGCTTATTAACGGAGCGGTGGAGATCGAGCATGCGAACGGCAGCCGCGAAGAGTTGCAGATGGGAGACTCCTTTGGCATTCTTCCCACCATGGACAAGCTCTACCACCGAGGTGTGATGCGAACAAAATGCGACGACTGTCAATTTGTGTGCATCACGCAGACGGACTACTACCGCATTCAGCATCAAGGCGAAGAGAATACCCGGCGACATGAGGACGAGAATGGTTTCGTAGTCATGGTCACAGAACTCCGGTCCATTGGCGGTGCCGGCACTGACTCTGCTGGCAGTGGCGGATCGGCCACAGGAGCTGCAGCTTCGCTAAACATGAAGCGTGGTCACGTAGTTATCCGTGGCACTCCGGAGCGTCTGCTACAGCAGCTGGTCGAAGAGAACTCAATGACCGACCCCACATACGTGGAGGACTTTTTGCTCACACACCGCATCTTTATTCAAAACCCACAAGAGGTGACCAGCAAGCTGCTGCACTGGTTTGACTTGGAGCAGGTGGATGCGCACAAGACGCAGGAACTGCGAGATCGCGTTACTCGCGTCGTGCTTCTCTGGGTAAACAACCACTTCACCGATTTCGAGGCGGACTATGAGATGATGGAGTTTCTAGAGGTCTTTGAGGCACTGTTAGAGCGAAAAAAGTTGCTCAGCCAGCTGCGCCTGTTGCACATAGCCTGTGCCGCTAAAGCCCGGATGCGCAGCTGTACCCTCACTCGATCTTCACGTGACGAGCCGCTTAACTTCCGCATCGTGGGCGGCTACGAGCTTCGGGGCGTCGCCATAGCCACCGGAAACGCAGCAGTGGGCATATACATTTCGCACGTCGAGTCGGGATCAAAGGCCCAGGATGTGGGCCTAAAGCGCGGCGATCAGATTCACGAAGTAAATGGACAGTCGCTGGACCATGTGACGAGCAAGCGAGCCCACGAGATTCTCACGGGAACCACCCATTTGAGCATCAGCGTTAAGAGCAACTTGCTTGGCTTCAAGGAGATTATGCAGGCACTTGAGCATGGCGGTGGAACCGCTGGATCCGGAAGCATTTCCGCGGGCAGCGGCAGTTTCAAGACCGTGCGAAGCCCAAGACGGATTTGCGCCAATGATATTGCTAAGTTGCACGGTCGCTCGGATAGCACCACCGACGAATTGTCCGGCGTCAGTGGCTCAAATCGGGCGCACATGGTGCGCCTCAGTTCCGTCGATATGCTACTTGACCAGCCGGACTGCGCTCCACCGCAAACGCCGCCAGTGAGTGGGAGCGGTAACATGGCCTCCAATTTTATGCAGCAACTCCTGCAAAGCGTCAATAATAGCTCGGCCAAGAAGTCCGGCGCCAATTCGGATCAGCAGGATACGAAGGGCGGTTTTATGACTCTGGCGCCAAAGCGACGGCTGCAGAAAGCGTTGGCGAAGATGAATTTGCTCAAGCAAAATCACGGAAGCAGCCTTAACGACTCCTCGGATACGCTGCTGAACGATCCCAAGTCAAAACTTTCTGCGGTCAGCTCGTGCAGCAGTTCCACTCACTCGTCTATCAACGGCTGCACGGTCAGTGGAAGTGGCCGGCTCTACCAATCGCAATCGAATCCGGATTTAACCAGCCTCAACTATGATGGGGGCAGCGATGCGGGTGGAAACGGTGGAGGAAGATTGCAAGTGAACTACCTAAATGCCCACATTCACCGGCCATCAGCGGCCAGTACTTTGACGACAAACTCGACGCAATCGCACCTTTTGCCCGACTACCCTGATCACGTGCTTAAAGTGTACAAGGCAGACCAGACATGCAAATATGTGCTCATCTACAAGGAGACGACGGCGCACGAGGTCGTTATGCTGACACTGCAGGAGTTCGGAATTCACGACCCTAGCTCGAATTTCTCGCTATGCGAAGTGAGTGTGGGCGACGGGGGTATGGTAAAGCAGCGCCGGTTGCCCGACCAGCTGCAGAACCTGGCCGAACGGATAAGCTTTGCGGCGCGTTACTACCTCAAGTTGAACGATAGCACCGAACCGCTGGTTCCAGACGAACTGGCCTTGGAGCTGGTACGTGAGTCGAACGTGCACTTCCTGCACCTGAATGCATACGAGCTGGCCATTCAGCTTACTCTACAGGACTTTGCCAACTTCCGTCAGATTGAGTCCACCGAATACGTGGACGAACTGTTCGAGTTACGCTCACGCTACGGAGTGCCTATGCTGAGCAAGTTTGCTGAGCTGGTCAATCGCGAAATGTTTTGGGTTGTGAGTGAGATTTGTGCCGAACACAACATTGTTCGCCGCATGAAGATAGTCAAACAGTTCATCAAGATAGCGCGCCACTGCAAGGAGTGCCGCAACTTTAACTCCATGTTTGCAATCGTCTCCGGGCTTGGACACGGCGCTGTGTCGCGTCTGCGTCAAACGTGGGAGAAGCTGCCCTCCAAGTACCAGAGGTTGTTCAACGACCTGCAGGACCTAATGGATCCCTCGCGCAACATGAGCAAGTATCGGCAACTAGTGTCCGCCGAACTGCTGGCTCAGCACCCCATCATCCCGTTCTATCCGATCGTCAAGAAGGATCTCACCTTTATTCACCTGGGCAATGATACGAGAGTGGACGGCCTAATCAACTTTGAAAAGCTGCGTATGCTGGCCAAGGAGGTGCGCCTGCTCACGCACATGTGCAGTTCACCATACGATCTGCTGTCGATCCTTGAGCTCAAGGGACAGTCTCCCTCCAACGCTCTCTTCTCGCTCAATCAGATGTCTGCGTCCCAGAGCAACGCTGCCGCTGGCACCGTTATCGCCGCCAATGCCGGCCAGGCAACTATCAAGCGGCGCAAGAAGTCGACGGCGGCGCCCAATCCCAAGAAGATGTTTGAGGAGGCGCAGATGGTCCGTCGGGTGAAAGCATATCTCAACAGCCTCAAAATACTCAGTGACGAGGACCTCTTGCACAAGTTTTCGCTGGAATGTGAGCCGGCGCACGGATCCACATACTCGGGCAGCATCTCGCACGGCAATACCTCACACCGAAGCGGTGGTGGGGGCAGCAtcagtggcggtggcggtggcagttccggcggaggcggcggggGCAGTTCCAGCCTCAATGCCGGCGACCAATTGAGCATCTATTCGCATACCAGTTCCAGCTCGGCACCGAACTCCTCACTCTCGCTGCGCAAGCGGCATCCAAGTTCACCTACCCTTTCGACCACCAGCTCCACGAGTTCCACCAGCGATCATCAAAGAAGACAGATGCATAACAACGGACCAAAGTTCGGCACAGCCTCGCCGCAGGCAGTCAAGAAGATGCTATCGCTGTCAGAGTCCTCCAAGATTCGGCCGCACCAGCCATTTGTGCCGCGTCACGGATCCACAATGGCCGGGGTGATTCCCCCCCTACATCACATGCATGCAGCCCATGGTTTCAGCACACCGTCGCCTGGAGGAGTGGTCACCTCACCGGCAACCAATGCAGTGGCCAATGCCCAGTGTACGCCGAGCCCTAGTCCCTGCTCCCACCGACGGTTGGCTTCTGGAG GCAACATTATGCCCTCTCGCGCAATCCACGAGCGGTCGCACTCGGACACTCCagctccgccgccgcctctaCCCTCGGTCGATCTCTCCCTTGAGAGCAGTAGTGTAACTACGTTTCGCGATTTACCATTGCGCAAATCCGTGACTTCCG GTTCCATATCGTCCTGTGACAGCGGCTAcgtgcatcagcagcagcagcattacCATATGCAgtaccagcaacaacagagcAGCTCGCAACACGAGCCATCCCCGCCGGTCTATACCGCAGCCGACTGCCGGTTGCTCCAGCAGATATCGAACAACGCGGTGACCCGCAACTTGAACAGTCCCTGTCAAAGCACAAACACACCACCCAGCACACCTACACCTCCACCGATCCAGCCCACAGCAACCATTCAGCTTTCTGCACCGCCGACGGCAGCAGCATACATGCACGTACGCagccagcatcagcagctccagcagcaacaacagcaatcttTGGCCatgccaccaccgccgccaccacccTACAATGTGCCCCCCCTGGGTAGTCTCTACAGCCACCACCAGGGCACTGCTGGCAGCAGGCACCTGAACCACATGCATG GTGGCCCGCCAAATTTTATGGATAGCACCAAGTGTACCATATGTCCCATGCCACCCATGAATCAATAA